From Pristiophorus japonicus isolate sPriJap1 chromosome 1, sPriJap1.hap1, whole genome shotgun sequence, a single genomic window includes:
- the bhlhe22 gene encoding class E basic helix-loop-helix protein 22, translating into MERSLHLNGQQEDLFHQTLSASSKRLESTFRPAAAIELSLPDPQSPMVCFEQADPELVHQQPGGEGGGGVRTGSGQYSDHHVTSCRESSGGDQSLDDDSDERCELMLMRESGSERGGSLAAMAKEDGGPAIKKNKEQRALRLSINARERRRMHDLNDALDELRSVIPYAHSPSVRKLSKIATLLLAKNYILMQAQALEEMRRLVAYLNQGQSLPAALPPSAAAALTPSLGAYEQAAAGGYSFTASGLAAAAAAAASCPDKCAATAALYNNVTSSLCKQCSDKP; encoded by the coding sequence ATGGAAAGGAGCCTCCACCTCAATGGACAACAAGAGGATCTTTTCCACCAAACTCTCAGCGCCTCCTCCAAGAGGCTGGAGAGCACTTTCCGCCCTGCCGCCGCTATCGAGCTGTCACTGCCCGACCCCCAATCCCCGATGGTCTGCTTTGAGCAAGCAGATCCCGAGCTGGTACATCAGCagccggggggagagggcggaggGGGTGTCCGAACGGGCAGCGGCCAGTACTCGGATCACCATGTCACCTCCTGCCGGGAGAGCAGCGGCGGGGACCAGAGCCTGGACGACGACAGCGATGAGCGCTGCGAGCTGATGCTGATGCGGGAGAGCGGTTCGGAGCGGGGCGGCTCGCTGGCGGCGATGGCCAAAGAAGACGGAGGGCCGGCCATCAAGAAGAACAAGGAACAGCGAGCCCTGCGGCTCAGCATCAACGCCCGGGAGAGGAGGCGGATGCACGATTTAAACGACGCGCTGGATGAGCTGAGGTCGGTGATCCCTTACGCGCACAGCCCGTCCGTCAGGAAGCTCTCCAAgatcgccactctgctgctggccaAGAACTACATCCTGATGCAGGCTCAGGCGCTGGAGGAGATGAGGAGGCTGGTGGCGTATCTCAACCAGGGTCAGAGCTTGCCGGCAGCGCTGCCGCCCTCCGCCGCCGCCGCCCTCACCCCCAGCCTGGGAGCCTACGAGCAAGCGGCGGCCGGCGGCTACTCCTTCACGGCCAGCGGcttggcggcggcggcggcggcagcgGCCAGCTGTCCCGACAAGTGCGCCGCCACCGCCGCCCTTTACAACAATGTCACGTCCAGTCTCTGCAAACAGTGCAGCGACAAGCCTTAA